A single Nitrospirota bacterium DNA region contains:
- a CDS encoding tetratricopeptide repeat protein, producing the protein MKKYSVIHPVVAALGFLLFFASPLYAKEVRELYIAQGIQKMSEGMIRDALGFFEKALEASPGNAEAAYYSGMAYSRLGEFDKAEGIFKGILEKDKDFIDACLELGRIYYITAKCDEADSVLEKYVSMSDDGGLRKYASDMMQACRAEEDEGKGKKDYFINISLGSQYDDNVIVEPSDPASPADRKADFRELLYLAAGKHLFKKGVVSMKGDYSFYLSRHHNLSRFNVNYQKLGPAVEFDVSKTIKPSVAYSLGYTLIDGNLYSVNHKFSARVKVIEDKKSSTEAAYEYSLLKYFDSELFQTASIRDGYKHSAGIRQNYSDKFNAGLYFYYDSEDTDAAYWNYEGFRLGGDISSGILPSLYGSLSAEYSEREYDSISPGASEIRIDGIQTYSGSLTYVINRTFSLQLTESFTVNDSNLDLYNYRRNIAGLFLTAGVL; encoded by the coding sequence ATGAAAAAATATTCTGTTATACATCCGGTTGTGGCTGCTCTGGGTTTTCTGCTCTTTTTCGCCTCTCCTCTCTACGCCAAAGAAGTCCGGGAACTCTATATAGCTCAAGGCATCCAGAAGATGAGCGAAGGCATGATCAGGGATGCGCTCGGCTTCTTTGAGAAAGCGCTTGAGGCCTCCCCCGGAAATGCTGAAGCTGCGTATTATTCCGGCATGGCATACTCGCGGCTTGGAGAGTTTGATAAGGCCGAAGGTATATTCAAGGGGATACTGGAGAAGGACAAGGATTTCATTGACGCCTGTCTTGAGCTCGGCCGCATCTATTATATAACCGCAAAATGCGACGAGGCTGACAGCGTTCTTGAAAAGTATGTTTCCATGTCTGATGATGGAGGCCTCAGGAAATACGCGTCAGACATGATGCAGGCATGCAGGGCGGAGGAGGATGAAGGCAAGGGCAAAAAGGATTATTTTATAAACATCTCTCTCGGCAGCCAGTATGATGACAACGTTATTGTTGAACCCTCAGATCCTGCCAGCCCGGCAGACAGAAAAGCGGATTTCAGGGAGCTTCTGTATCTTGCAGCCGGAAAGCATCTGTTTAAAAAAGGTGTTGTCAGCATGAAAGGGGATTATTCTTTTTATCTCAGCCGTCACCATAATCTGAGCCGGTTTAATGTTAATTATCAAAAGCTCGGCCCTGCCGTCGAGTTTGATGTCTCAAAGACGATAAAGCCTTCTGTTGCTTACTCCCTGGGATATACATTGATCGACGGCAACCTTTACAGTGTCAATCATAAATTCTCCGCAAGGGTAAAGGTGATCGAGGATAAAAAGTCTTCAACCGAAGCGGCCTATGAATACAGCCTCCTTAAATATTTCGACTCAGAACTCTTTCAGACAGCTTCAATAAGGGATGGTTACAAGCACAGCGCGGGAATAAGGCAGAACTATTCGGACAAATTCAATGCGGGTCTCTATTTTTATTATGACTCTGAAGATACAGACGCCGCATACTGGAACTATGAGGGGTTCAGGCTCGGCGGGGACATTTCATCCGGGATACTTCCGTCGTTATACGGCAGCCTGTCAGCCGAATACAGCGAAAGGGAATATGACAGCATTTCTCCCGGCGCGTCAGAGATCCGCATTGACGGCATACAGACATATTCAGGCAGCCTGACATATGTCATCAACAGGACCTTCAGCCTTCAGCTCACAGAGTCATTCACTGTAAATGATTCAAACCTTGATCTTTATAATTACAGGAGAAATATCGCAGGCTTGTTCCTGACGGCGGGTGTGTTATGA
- a CDS encoding FecR domain-containing protein produces MKIHLYAVLIALFLSAVFSLRSYSDEEAGKILAVKKNVYILRYDKRSDAKPQMAVLTEDAVVTGENSRAKIFFNDDSILSLGELSRLEVKEYIYNSEKDRSKSIYNLIDGSLRVIVGRSDLEIHTPTAVVAARGTMFIVWIDNGTHAMVFDGNVTMTDLVTGLNEISINPGEVGSFSGEEQGIVRPATPEEIEQFEDVTSVIGEVMENQNQIPEAVMLETVEQFIDNSSNEDAAPPAVDPEIAGTPPVADQVPPAALTPVTIDVIFPEEAIGP; encoded by the coding sequence ATGAAAATACATTTATATGCAGTCCTGATAGCACTGTTCTTATCAGCCGTATTTTCCTTGAGATCCTATTCTGACGAGGAGGCCGGGAAGATACTGGCCGTAAAAAAGAATGTCTATATCCTCAGATATGACAAGCGGAGCGATGCCAAACCTCAGATGGCGGTCCTTACCGAAGACGCGGTTGTGACAGGCGAGAATTCAAGGGCAAAGATATTCTTCAATGACGACAGCATTCTAAGCCTCGGCGAGCTCAGCAGGCTTGAGGTGAAGGAGTACATTTATAATTCTGAAAAGGACAGGTCAAAATCGATATATAACCTTATTGACGGATCGTTAAGGGTCATTGTCGGCAGGTCAGACCTTGAGATACATACCCCGACGGCAGTGGTTGCGGCAAGGGGGACGATGTTCATTGTCTGGATCGACAATGGAACGCACGCCATGGTCTTTGACGGCAATGTCACAATGACCGACCTTGTGACGGGGCTTAATGAGATAAGCATCAATCCGGGCGAGGTCGGCAGTTTTTCAGGAGAGGAACAAGGCATTGTACGGCCCGCGACTCCTGAAGAGATAGAGCAGTTTGAAGACGTTACATCTGTTATCGGCGAGGTCATGGAGAATCAGAATCAGATACCTGAGGCTGTAATGCTTGAGACCGTTGAACAGTTTATTGACAACAGCAGCAATGAGGATGCCGCTCCGCCCGCTGTTGACCCTGAAATTGCAGGGACTCCTCCTGTTGCGGATCAGGTTCCGCCTGCCGCGCTTACGCCTGTCACGATCGATGTAATATTTCCTGAGGAGGCGATAGGCCCGTGA